The following proteins are co-located in the Eriocheir sinensis breed Jianghai 21 chromosome 1, ASM2467909v1, whole genome shotgun sequence genome:
- the LOC126994187 gene encoding uncharacterized protein LOC126994187, with the protein MDNTFCYTFNFQFSGMTANQAGRFHVLKMGLCDDLFGQANHAINPSPRAISYMRDEWLKNEHGGLKNLSMAEAIRKYAANNPDVTILEDISEGSFTAVLVTAFMKRVHIKFREAGEVIFVDATGCVDQLNTSVIPFLCAGPAGAAPLAVLFTSSQDEATLKKGFEMVKSAVAEKAFYGKGTPETFMTDNCDAMRKALAATWPGARQFLCIFHFLQQVWRWLLDSRHEIKKEDRQELMTIVKSLVYSATKNDLFTSWGKFKANPLSEKYPNFRSYLGSLMERSDEWAITFRAGAVLRGHHTNNFCEATMCIIKEVVLNR; encoded by the exons ATGGACAACACATTCTGCTATACGTTCAATTTTCAATTTTCAGGAATGACTGCTAATCAGGCTGGAAGATTCCATGTCCTAAAAATGGGGCTGTGTGATGACTTATTTGGACAGGCCAATCATGCTATAAACCCATCGCCTCGTGCTATCAGTTATATGAGAGACGAATGGCTGAAGAATGAACATGGTGGCCTGAAGAACTTATCAATGGCAGAGGCAATCAGAAAGTATGCCGCAAATAACCCAGATGTGACGATACTGGAGGACATATCAGAAGGAAGTTTTACTGCAGTACTTGTTACAGCTTTTATGAAGAGAGTCCACATTAAATTTAGGGAAGCTGGAGAAGTAATCTTTGTGGATGCCACGGGATGTGTTGACCAACTCAACACTTCAGTTATTCCCTTCCTCTGTGCTGGACCAGCAGGTGCTGCTCCACTGGCAGTGCTGTTTACATCTTCCCAAGATGAAGCAACACTGAAAAAAG GTTTTGAAATGGTTAAGAGTGCTGTAGCAGAAAAGGCCTTCTATGGGAAGGGCACGCCGGAGACTTTCATGACTGACAACTGCGATGCCATGAGGAAAGCCCTAGCAGCAACCTGGCCTGGAGCTCGACAGTTCCtctgcatttttcattttctacaaCAAGTATGGAGGTGGCTATTGGACTCGAGACACGAAATCAAGAAAGAAGATCGCCAGGAACTTATGACTATAGTGAAAAGCCTCGTATATTCAGCAACGAAGAACGATTTATTCACGTCATGGGGAAAATTCAAGGCTAATCCTCTTTCGGAGAAGTATCCTAACTTTAGAAG cTATCTAGGCTCACTGATGGAAAGGAGTGACGAGTGGGCGATAACGTTCAGGGCAGGTGCGGTGCTACGTGGACATCACACCAACAACTTCTGTGAGGCAACAATGTGCATCATTAAGGAAGTCGTTCTTAATAGGTAA